CGGGGGCCGGGGCCGCATCCCGGGTGTGGTGGCCGGGGACCTCAACGACCGTCCGCACGGCGGCGCGTTCCGGATGCTCGCCGGGCGGCTGACGGACGCCTGGCGGCAGGCCCCGGAGGGCGGGGAGTTCACCTTCCCGTCCGCCGCGCCGGACCGCAGGATCGACGCCGTGCTGGGCACGTCCGGCGTCGAGGTGCTGGGCTGCGGGGTCCCGGAGGGACTGCCCGGCATCGGCCCCGAGGACGTGCGGCGGGCCACGGACCACCTGCCGCTGCTGGCCCGGCTGCGCCTCCCGGACCCGCCCCGGCCCTAAGGCCCGTCGTCAACGAGGCCGCCGTGCTCACGGCGTCTGGCACGTATGCTCGGCGCGTCGCCGAATCGCCCACGTGCTCCCCCAGACTCCGTCCGGGCGGACCCCCATGCGCCGAGGACGATCCGGCGTCTCGCGCTCGCCCGCGCCAGACGCCGTGGGCGGCCGGACGCCCCCTTTGAAGACGGACCCTCAAGCGTGTCGCGGAAGCCGTAGAGCGCCCGATTCCGGCCGTGATCGACAGTCACGACAGAGGGACTGTGCCCTGAATGGGGCGCTGCCTATGAGCTGCCCGCAGGGGCGCCCGAGGGACGATCGACCGTCGTCCGGCGGTTGCGCGACAGGCTTCGAAGGCTGTCCCGTGCTCTCGGCCCGTCCTGCCGACGCCCGTCTTGCCGCCACGCGCGGCTTCCGCCGTCAACCGACAACCTGTGCGCGTCGGGTCGCGTTGATCGCTGAGGCGGGGTCAAGGAATGGGGCCGGCGGTTTGCGGGACGGCTCTCAGACGACGGCGCCGCTGCCCGGATCGGCCCAGTCGTCGTCGCGGCCGTCCCGCATCCGCGTCACCAGCGTGGCGAAGCCGCCGAGAAAGCCGCCCACACCCAGGGTGACGATCCACCAGGTCATCTGCCGTTGCAGCAGCACGGTCACGATCAGCAGCAGCGGTCCGCCGAGGACCGCGATCCAGGCCAGCTTCGCGGCGAGGTCCGCCGCCGGCAGCGGCGGCGGCTCCGGCGGGACGAAGTGCCCCTCGTCCTCGTCCTCCGCCTCCCAGTCGCGGGGACCCTCGGGCGGCGGCTCGTCGGCCGGGCGGCCGGGCGGCTCGTCGGTGGTCGACGGCACGCCCAGCGGCCAGACGCCCGGCGGATCGGCGGGCTCCTCGCCGTATCCGGCGACGATCTCGGCCCAGGCGGCTTCCTCGTCGATCGGATCGCGGCCGTCGCCGCGCTCCTGGTCACGTTCCGTCACGGGCAGTCTTCCTTGTCGCGAGGCGGGTGATGAAGGCGTCCGTCTCCTGAAAGATACGCTCCGCGTCGTGGTCCAGGGTGGCCACGTGATAGCTCGATTCGAGGACCCGCTCGGTCACATCGGCCGAGGACACCGACGCCAGCACGGCCGCCGAGTCGGTGGGCGGCACGATATGGTCCACCCGGCTGCGCATCAGCAGCAACGGCTGTGTCACCTGGGCCAGTTCGCCCCGCACCAGCGCGAAAAGGGCGCGTACGGAGTACGCGGCGTGCAGCGGAACCCGCTCGTACCCCGACTCCTGGACGCCCTCCTTGGCGATGTCGGAGATCAGCCCCCGCGTGCTGGGCACCAGATGCCGGACCACCGGCAGCGCGTAGCCCTGGAGCCGTGGAAATGTGATCGCCGGATTGACCAGCCCGAGCCCGCTGACGGCTGCCCCGTGCCGGGCGGCGAGCCGCAGCGCCAGGGCGCCGCCCATGGACATGCCGCACACGAAGACCCGTTCGCAGCGCAGCGACAGCTCGCGCACCTCCCGGTCGACGGTGGCGTACCAGTCCTGCCAGCCGGTGCGTTGCAGGTCCTCCCAGCGCGTGCCGTGGCCCGGCAGGAGCGGCAGCGACACGGTGAGGCCCTGGGCGGCGAGGTGCTCGGCCCAGGGGCGGAGGGACTGAGGGGAGCCGGTGAAACCGTGACAGAGGAGAACGCCTGTCGGTGAACCGTCGTGTGTGAAGGGCTCGGCCCCGGGAAGAAGCTGTCGCATCGGCTCTCCTCCGTCGATGGTGGGCGCGCTTGTCACCCTACGCGCGTGGCTCGTGGGCGCGCCATGCCCGGATGCCCAGTAGGGTCGGCGGGAGAACACGGGAGGTGGCGCGGTGCTGTAC
Above is a window of Streptomyces sp. NBC_01803 DNA encoding:
- a CDS encoding alpha/beta hydrolase translates to MRQLLPGAEPFTHDGSPTGVLLCHGFTGSPQSLRPWAEHLAAQGLTVSLPLLPGHGTRWEDLQRTGWQDWYATVDREVRELSLRCERVFVCGMSMGGALALRLAARHGAAVSGLGLVNPAITFPRLQGYALPVVRHLVPSTRGLISDIAKEGVQESGYERVPLHAAYSVRALFALVRGELAQVTQPLLLMRSRVDHIVPPTDSAAVLASVSSADVTERVLESSYHVATLDHDAERIFQETDAFITRLATRKTARDGT